Proteins encoded together in one Streptomyces sp. B1I3 window:
- a CDS encoding TetR/AcrR family transcriptional regulator — MTSERTYHHGDLRRAVLTAALDTIAADGPDALSLRGLARRAGVSHAAPAHHFKDRTGLLTAVAAEGYDLFADALAEAPDLRERGVAYVRFAIGHPAHFQVMFRPELHHADDPGLIAAKARATDALRSGISGLSGTSRGDDDRLAGIAAWSLAHGFSTLLLSGNLDAPVGGRDPGEVFRVIAELAFARDDRDDG, encoded by the coding sequence ATGACCAGTGAGCGCACCTACCACCACGGTGACCTGCGGCGCGCCGTGCTGACCGCCGCACTCGACACCATCGCGGCGGACGGCCCCGACGCCCTGTCCCTGCGTGGCCTGGCCCGGCGCGCGGGTGTCTCGCACGCCGCGCCGGCCCACCACTTCAAGGACCGCACCGGACTGCTGACCGCCGTCGCGGCCGAGGGGTACGACCTCTTCGCCGACGCCCTGGCCGAAGCCCCGGACCTACGCGAACGGGGCGTGGCCTACGTACGGTTCGCCATCGGCCACCCCGCGCACTTCCAGGTGATGTTCCGCCCGGAGCTCCACCACGCCGACGATCCCGGCCTGATCGCCGCCAAGGCACGCGCCACGGACGCGCTGCGCTCCGGGATCAGCGGCCTGTCCGGGACGAGCCGGGGCGACGACGACCGGCTCGCGGGGATCGCCGCCTGGTCACTGGCCCATGGCTTCTCGACGCTGCTGCTGAGCGGCAACCTGGACGCGCCGGTGGGCGGCCGGGACCCGGGTGAGGTCTTCCGGGTCATCGCCGAGCTGGCCTTCGCACGGGACGACCGCGACGACGGCTGA
- a CDS encoding HNH endonuclease family protein — translation MTPLRAVRPRRSLLPLVTLALTGALALTACEELGDPLESSPAPAGPAAAGSALQAVGTLTVKGRAPKTGYDRDEFGSAWADTDRNGCGTRDDILAHQLDDVSRDADGCKVLSGVLDPDPYTGTRIRFERGRSKVDIDHLVALSDAWQKGAQRWSDAKRRAFANDPLNLVAADSSTNRRKGDGDTATWLPPNKGYRCAYVAGQVSVKKKYGLWVTTAERDAMTKVLTACPDQKLLTGGNPTQAPAR, via the coding sequence GTGACGCCTCTTCGTGCCGTAAGGCCCCGACGCAGCCTGCTCCCCCTGGTGACACTGGCCCTCACGGGCGCGCTCGCCCTGACCGCGTGTGAGGAGCTGGGCGATCCGCTGGAATCCTCACCGGCCCCTGCCGGCCCGGCGGCCGCAGGTTCGGCGCTCCAGGCCGTCGGAACCCTGACGGTGAAGGGCCGGGCGCCGAAGACCGGGTACGACCGGGACGAGTTCGGGTCCGCCTGGGCGGACACCGACCGCAACGGCTGCGGTACCCGCGACGACATACTCGCCCACCAGCTGGACGACGTCTCCCGGGACGCCGACGGCTGCAAGGTGCTCAGCGGTGTCCTGGACCCCGATCCGTACACCGGGACGCGCATCAGGTTCGAACGCGGGCGCAGCAAGGTGGACATAGACCACCTCGTCGCCCTGTCCGACGCGTGGCAGAAGGGCGCCCAGCGGTGGAGCGACGCCAAGCGGCGGGCCTTCGCGAACGATCCGCTCAATCTGGTGGCCGCCGACTCGTCCACCAACCGCCGCAAGGGGGACGGGGACACCGCGACCTGGCTCCCGCCCAACAAGGGGTACCGCTGCGCGTACGTGGCGGGTCAGGTGTCGGTCAAGAAGAAGTACGGGCTGTGGGTGACCACCGCCGAGCGGGACGCGATGACGAAGGTGCTGACGGCCTGTCCCGACCAGAAACTGCTCACGGGCGGCAACCCCACGCAGGCTCCCGCCCGTTGA
- a CDS encoding ABC transporter ATP-binding protein, with translation MTTAVTIPRHGGTGGRTAVAARARQVVKAYGAGETRVVALDHVDVDIARGQFTAIMGPSGSGKSTLMHCLAGLDTVTSGEIHLADTEITKLKDKKLTQLRRDRIGFIFQAFNLLPTLNALENITLPMDIAGRKPDAGWLQQVVETVGLAERLKHRPTQLSGGQQQRVAVARALAARPDIIFGDEPTGNLDSRAGAEVLSFLRRSVDELGQTIVMVTHDPVAASYADRVLYLADGSIVDEMHNPTADQVLDRMKDFDARGRTS, from the coding sequence GTGACAACGGCTGTAACCATTCCCAGGCACGGGGGCACTGGAGGGCGTACGGCCGTCGCTGCGCGAGCGCGTCAGGTCGTCAAGGCGTACGGCGCCGGGGAGACCCGGGTCGTCGCGCTCGACCACGTGGACGTGGACATCGCCCGCGGGCAGTTCACAGCGATCATGGGTCCGTCCGGCTCCGGCAAATCGACACTCATGCACTGCCTGGCCGGTCTGGACACGGTTACCTCGGGGGAGATCCACCTCGCCGACACCGAGATCACCAAGCTCAAGGACAAGAAGCTCACACAGCTGCGCCGGGACCGGATCGGCTTCATCTTCCAGGCGTTCAACCTGCTCCCGACGCTCAACGCGCTGGAGAACATCACGCTGCCGATGGACATCGCGGGCCGCAAGCCCGACGCCGGCTGGCTTCAGCAGGTCGTGGAGACCGTCGGTCTCGCCGAGCGGCTGAAGCACCGGCCCACGCAGCTCTCCGGCGGTCAGCAGCAGCGTGTCGCGGTGGCCCGGGCGCTCGCCGCCCGGCCGGACATCATCTTCGGCGACGAGCCCACCGGAAACCTCGACTCGCGGGCGGGCGCCGAAGTGCTGTCCTTCCTGCGCAGATCCGTCGACGAACTGGGCCAGACCATCGTCATGGTCACCCACGACCCGGTGGCCGCCTCCTACGCGGACCGGGTCCTGTACCTCGCGGACGGCTCCATCGTCGACGAGATGCACAACCCCACGGCCGACCAGGTCCTGGACCGGATGAAGGACTTCGACGCACGCGGGCGGACGTCATGA
- a CDS encoding BMP family ABC transporter substrate-binding protein yields the protein MKTRRTWRRKIPAGTGRWVPRARRLLLASQVTFRGRRGAWAAGGVLALVCALLAGWLFSGGDTASPPDARARQYRDFDACLLTGDKGIGAGTPAAPVWRGMQQASDDTRVRVTHLPVMGAQSAANALPHLNSLLQRGCEIVLAAGPAPTEVVRKAAKDHPEVRFVVVGTPGTTAGTTGGLTTVAPGAGLTDEVAGTVRRLVKNTPA from the coding sequence GTGAAGACCCGTCGTACCTGGAGGAGGAAGATCCCGGCCGGGACCGGCCGGTGGGTGCCCCGTGCGCGACGGCTGCTCCTCGCGTCGCAGGTCACCTTCCGCGGGCGCCGCGGCGCCTGGGCGGCAGGAGGGGTGCTCGCGCTGGTGTGCGCCCTCCTCGCCGGCTGGCTGTTCAGCGGTGGGGACACGGCGAGCCCCCCGGACGCCCGCGCCCGGCAGTACAGGGACTTCGACGCCTGTCTCCTCACCGGTGACAAGGGCATCGGGGCGGGCACTCCCGCCGCTCCGGTCTGGCGGGGCATGCAGCAGGCCTCCGACGACACACGGGTCCGTGTCACTCATCTTCCGGTCATGGGCGCACAGTCGGCGGCGAACGCGCTGCCCCACCTGAACAGCCTGCTCCAGCGCGGCTGCGAAATCGTGCTGGCCGCCGGACCCGCCCCGACCGAGGTGGTGCGGAAGGCGGCGAAGGACCATCCGGAGGTGCGGTTCGTGGTCGTCGGAACACCGGGAACGACCGCGGGGACGACCGGGGGACTCACGACCGTGGCTCCGGGCGCCGGGCTGACCGACGAGGTCGCGGGGACCGTCCGACGGCTCGTCAAGAACACCCCGGCATAG
- a CDS encoding ABC transporter permease encodes MTVWKTSMRNFFAHKGRMALSAVAVLLSVAFVCGTLVFTDTMNTTFDKLFAASAADVTVSPKAAGGADDMPENGRPEALPASTLALVEKAEGVKTAEGGVSSMSVTVVDSHDKNMGSETGAPTIAGNWTHNDLRSMEITSGHAPRGPTEVMVDADTAEKHHLKMGDELRTIAVTGDIKAKISGIATFTVTNPGAAVVFLDTATAQQKLLGASGVFTHISVTAEPGVSDVRLKENVATALGDGAAYKLQTQDEAAASNKDSMGSFLDVMKYAMLGFAGIALLVGIFLIVNTFSMLVAQRTREIGLMRAIGSSRKQVNRSVLVEAVLLGIVGSVLGVGAGIGLAVGLMKLMGAMGMELSTDDLTIAWTTPVIGLALGVVVTVLAAYIPARRAGKVSPMAALRDAGTPADAKSGWVRAGIGLVLTGAGAAGLWATTQVDEASDGSLFLALGVVLTLIGFIVIGPLLAGLVVRGLSVVVLRLFGPVGRLAERNALRNPRRTGATGAALMIGLALVACLSVVGSSMVASATDELDKSVGTDFIVQSSTGQLIVPQAAEAMAKVPGIEHVTDYKVLAAKLTNPDGSTVDEDVTAADPTYPQDLRRETVSGDLAKAYGKNAMSVGSDYATQHKIAVGDEITVAFKAGDPAKLKVAAITSDDTNVDQGAMYLNTTTAEQYVSDDRMPKNMIMFASAQDGKEKEAYAALKSALAEYPQYKVQNQADFKQDLKDQIGQLLNIVYGLLALAIIVAVLGVVNTLALSVVERTREIGLMRAIGLSRRQLRRMIRLESVVIALFGALLGLGLGMGWGTSAQKLLALEGLGVLEIPWPTILTVFVASAFVGLFAALVPAFRAGRMNVLNAIATDG; translated from the coding sequence ATGACCGTCTGGAAGACCTCCATGCGCAACTTCTTCGCGCACAAGGGGCGGATGGCGCTCTCCGCCGTCGCGGTGCTCCTGTCGGTGGCGTTCGTGTGCGGCACGCTCGTCTTCACCGACACGATGAACACCACGTTCGACAAGCTGTTCGCGGCATCGGCGGCCGACGTGACCGTCAGCCCGAAGGCGGCCGGCGGGGCCGACGACATGCCGGAGAACGGCCGGCCCGAAGCGCTGCCCGCCTCCACCCTCGCCCTCGTCGAGAAGGCCGAGGGGGTGAAGACGGCCGAAGGCGGCGTCTCCAGCATGTCCGTCACGGTCGTCGACAGCCACGACAAGAACATGGGCTCGGAGACGGGCGCCCCGACGATCGCCGGCAACTGGACGCACAACGACCTGCGTTCCATGGAGATCACCTCCGGCCACGCCCCGCGCGGCCCGACCGAGGTCATGGTCGACGCCGACACCGCCGAGAAGCACCACCTGAAGATGGGTGACGAGCTCCGTACCATCGCGGTCACCGGCGACATCAAGGCGAAGATCAGCGGCATCGCCACCTTCACCGTGACCAATCCGGGTGCGGCCGTCGTCTTCCTCGACACGGCCACCGCACAGCAGAAGCTGCTCGGCGCGTCCGGTGTCTTCACCCACATCTCGGTCACGGCAGAACCCGGCGTCAGCGACGTCCGGCTGAAGGAGAACGTCGCCACGGCCCTGGGCGACGGAGCCGCGTACAAGCTGCAGACCCAGGACGAGGCCGCGGCGTCCAACAAGGACTCCATGGGCTCCTTCCTCGACGTCATGAAGTACGCCATGCTCGGCTTCGCCGGGATCGCCCTCCTGGTCGGCATCTTCCTGATCGTCAACACCTTCTCGATGCTCGTCGCCCAGCGCACCCGTGAGATCGGCCTGATGCGGGCCATCGGCTCCAGCCGCAAGCAGGTCAACCGGTCCGTGCTGGTCGAAGCGGTGCTCCTCGGCATCGTCGGATCCGTCCTCGGTGTCGGTGCCGGGATCGGCCTGGCCGTCGGGCTGATGAAGCTCATGGGCGCCATGGGCATGGAACTGTCCACCGACGACCTCACCATCGCCTGGACGACTCCCGTCATCGGACTGGCGCTCGGGGTGGTCGTGACCGTCCTCGCCGCCTACATCCCGGCCCGCCGGGCCGGCAAGGTGTCGCCGATGGCCGCCCTGCGTGACGCCGGGACCCCGGCGGACGCGAAGTCGGGCTGGGTCCGTGCCGGGATCGGCCTGGTCCTCACCGGCGCCGGCGCCGCGGGACTGTGGGCGACGACGCAGGTGGACGAGGCGAGCGACGGCTCGCTCTTCCTGGCCCTGGGTGTGGTCCTCACCCTGATCGGCTTCATCGTGATCGGCCCGCTGCTCGCCGGCCTGGTCGTGCGGGGGCTCAGCGTCGTCGTCCTGCGGCTGTTCGGCCCGGTCGGGCGGCTGGCGGAGCGCAACGCGCTGCGCAACCCCCGGCGCACCGGTGCCACCGGTGCGGCGCTGATGATCGGCCTGGCCCTGGTGGCGTGCCTCTCGGTGGTGGGCTCGTCCATGGTGGCCTCGGCCACCGACGAGCTGGACAAGTCGGTCGGCACGGACTTCATCGTCCAGTCCTCCACCGGCCAGCTGATCGTGCCGCAGGCCGCCGAGGCCATGGCGAAGGTGCCCGGCATCGAGCACGTCACCGACTACAAGGTCCTCGCCGCGAAGCTCACCAACCCCGACGGTTCGACGGTGGACGAGGACGTCACCGCCGCCGACCCGACCTACCCCCAGGACCTGCGACGCGAGACCGTCTCCGGCGACCTGGCGAAGGCGTACGGCAAGAACGCCATGTCCGTCGGCTCGGACTACGCCACCCAGCACAAGATCGCGGTCGGGGACGAGATCACCGTCGCGTTCAAGGCCGGCGACCCGGCGAAGCTGAAGGTCGCGGCGATCACCTCGGACGACACGAACGTGGACCAGGGGGCGATGTACCTCAACACCACGACCGCCGAGCAGTACGTCTCCGACGACCGCATGCCGAAGAACATGATCATGTTCGCCTCGGCGCAGGACGGCAAGGAGAAGGAGGCATACGCGGCCCTCAAGAGCGCGCTGGCCGAGTACCCCCAGTACAAGGTGCAGAATCAGGCCGACTTCAAGCAGGACCTGAAGGACCAGATCGGCCAGCTGCTGAACATCGTGTACGGACTGCTCGCCCTGGCGATCATCGTCGCGGTGCTCGGTGTGGTGAACACCCTGGCCCTGTCGGTCGTCGAGCGGACCCGTGAGATCGGCCTGATGCGGGCGATCGGTCTCTCCCGCCGCCAGCTGCGCCGCATGATCCGGCTGGAGTCCGTGGTCATCGCCCTGTTCGGCGCCCTCCTCGGCCTCGGCCTGGGCATGGGCTGGGGCACCTCGGCACAGAAGCTGCTCGCGCTGGAGGGGCTCGGCGTCCTGGAGATCCCGTGGCCGACGATCCTCACGGTGTTCGTCGCCTCGGCCTTCGTGGGACTGTTCGCCGCCCTCGTACCGGCCTTCCGGGCCGGCCGTATGAACGTCCTCAACGCGATCGCCACCGACGGGTGA
- a CDS encoding type II toxin-antitoxin system Phd/YefM family antitoxin codes for MEAARQYNVHEAKTNFSRILQQVETGEEVVISRAGEPIAKVVPLHSKVNRTDYGTLRGQIHIPDDFDELPDDIAEAFGMRG; via the coding sequence ATGGAAGCAGCCCGGCAGTACAACGTGCACGAGGCCAAGACCAACTTCTCCCGCATACTGCAGCAGGTCGAGACCGGCGAGGAGGTCGTGATCAGCCGGGCCGGCGAGCCCATCGCGAAGGTCGTGCCGCTGCACTCCAAGGTCAACCGGACCGATTACGGGACCCTGCGGGGACAGATCCATATCCCCGACGACTTCGACGAGCTGCCCGACGACATCGCAGAGGCGTTCGGGATGCGCGGATGA
- the mfd gene encoding transcription-repair coupling factor, with product MSLHGLLDVVVTDPALSEAVKAATDGHRAHVDLVGPPAARPFAVAALARRVKRTVLAVTATGREAEDLAAALRTLLPPDTVAEFPSWETLPHERLSPRSDTVGRRLAVLRRLAHPRQDDPETGPVSVVVAPIRSVLQPQVKGLGDLEPVALSSGQTADLAEVVDALAAAAYARVELVEKRGEFAVRGGILDVFPPTEEHPLRVEFWGDDVEEIRYFKIADQRSLEVAAHGLWAPPCRELLLTDEVRARAADLAEAHPELGELLGKIAEGIAVEGMESLAPVLVDEMELLLDVLPKGSMALVCDPERVRTRAADLVATSQEFLQASWAATAGGGEAPIDVGAASLWGIADVRDRARELGMMWWSISPFAADEELDGDTLQLGMRAPEAYRGDTARALADTKGWLAGGWRTVYVTEGQGPASRTVEVLGGEGIAARLDQDLAELTPSLVHVSCGVLDHGFVDPGLKLAVLTETDLTGQRTATKDLGRMPARRRKSIDPLTLQAGDYIVHEQHGVGRYIEMVQRTVQGATREYLLVEYAPAKRGQPGDRLYIPTDQLEQVTKYVGGEAPTLHRLGGADWTKTKQRAKKAVKEIAADLIKLYSARMAAPGHAFGPDTPWQRELEDAFPYMETPDQLSTIAEVKEDMEKSVPMDRLVCGDVGYGKTEIAVRAAFKAVQDGKQVAVLVPTTLLVQQHFGTFTERYAQFPVNVRALSRFQSDAESKATLEGLRDGSVDLVIGTHRLFSAETKFKDLGLVIVDEEQRFGVEHKEQLKKLRANVDVLTMSATPIPRTLEMAVTGIREMSTITTPPEERHPVLTFVGPYEEKQIGAAVRRELLREGQVFYIHNRVESIDRAAARLREIVPEARIATAHGQMGESQLEQVVVDFWEKKFDVLVSTTIVESGIDISNANTLIVERGDNFGLSQLHQLRGRVGRGRDRGYSYFLYPPEKPLTETAHERLATIAQHTEMGAGMYVAMKDLEIRGAGNLLGGEQSGHIAGVGFDLYIRMVGEAVADYRAAVDGGVEEEPPLEVKIELPVDAHVPHDYAPGEQLRLQAYRAIASANSEEDIRAVREELTDRYGKLPEPVENLLLVAGLRMLARACGVGEIVLQGPNIRFAPVELRESQELRLKRLHPKTVIKPAAHQILVPRPTAGRIGGKPVVGRELLSWTGEFLTTILGS from the coding sequence ATGAGCCTGCACGGTCTGCTGGATGTCGTCGTCACCGACCCGGCGCTCTCGGAAGCGGTGAAGGCCGCCACCGACGGGCACCGGGCCCACGTCGACCTGGTCGGCCCGCCGGCCGCGCGCCCCTTCGCGGTGGCCGCCCTGGCCCGCCGGGTGAAGCGCACCGTGCTCGCCGTCACCGCCACCGGCCGAGAGGCCGAGGACCTGGCGGCGGCGCTGCGGACCCTGCTGCCACCGGACACCGTCGCGGAGTTCCCTTCGTGGGAGACCCTGCCCCACGAGCGGCTCTCGCCCCGCTCGGACACGGTGGGCCGGCGGCTCGCGGTGCTGCGCCGGCTTGCGCACCCCCGGCAGGACGACCCCGAGACCGGCCCGGTCTCCGTGGTGGTCGCCCCCATCCGGTCGGTTCTCCAGCCGCAGGTCAAGGGGCTCGGCGACCTGGAGCCGGTGGCGCTGAGCAGTGGGCAGACCGCTGACCTCGCCGAGGTCGTGGACGCCCTCGCGGCAGCCGCGTACGCACGGGTGGAGCTGGTCGAGAAGCGTGGCGAGTTCGCCGTGCGCGGCGGGATCCTGGACGTCTTCCCGCCGACCGAGGAGCACCCCCTGCGGGTGGAGTTCTGGGGCGACGACGTCGAGGAGATCCGCTACTTCAAGATCGCCGACCAGAGGTCCCTCGAGGTGGCGGCACACGGGCTGTGGGCGCCGCCCTGCCGCGAGCTGCTGCTCACCGACGAGGTCCGCGCGCGGGCGGCAGACCTCGCCGAGGCGCACCCCGAGCTGGGTGAGCTGCTCGGCAAGATCGCGGAGGGGATCGCCGTCGAGGGCATGGAGTCGCTGGCCCCCGTGCTCGTGGACGAGATGGAGCTGCTGCTCGACGTCCTGCCCAAGGGGTCGATGGCCCTGGTCTGCGACCCGGAGCGGGTCCGGACCCGGGCGGCCGACCTCGTCGCCACGAGTCAGGAGTTCCTGCAGGCGTCCTGGGCGGCCACCGCCGGCGGCGGAGAGGCCCCGATCGACGTGGGCGCGGCCTCCCTGTGGGGCATCGCGGACGTCCGGGACCGGGCCCGCGAGCTGGGCATGATGTGGTGGTCGATCTCTCCGTTCGCCGCCGACGAGGAGCTGGACGGGGACACCCTCCAACTCGGGATGCGTGCCCCGGAGGCGTACCGGGGCGACACCGCCAGGGCGCTCGCCGACACGAAGGGCTGGCTCGCCGGCGGATGGCGGACGGTCTACGTCACCGAAGGGCAGGGGCCCGCCTCCCGTACGGTCGAGGTGCTCGGCGGCGAGGGCATCGCGGCCCGCCTCGACCAGGACCTCGCGGAGCTCACGCCGTCGCTCGTGCACGTCTCGTGCGGGGTCCTCGACCACGGCTTCGTCGACCCGGGCCTGAAGCTCGCCGTCCTGACCGAGACGGACCTGACCGGTCAGCGCACGGCCACGAAGGACCTCGGCCGCATGCCGGCCCGCCGTCGCAAGTCCATCGACCCGCTGACCCTCCAGGCGGGCGACTACATCGTGCACGAGCAGCACGGCGTGGGCCGCTACATCGAGATGGTCCAGCGCACCGTGCAGGGCGCGACCCGCGAGTACCTCCTCGTCGAGTACGCCCCCGCCAAGCGCGGCCAGCCCGGTGACCGTCTCTACATCCCCACCGACCAGCTGGAGCAGGTCACCAAGTACGTCGGTGGCGAGGCGCCCACCCTGCACCGGCTAGGCGGCGCCGACTGGACGAAGACCAAGCAGCGCGCCAAGAAGGCGGTCAAGGAGATCGCCGCCGACCTGATCAAGCTGTACTCCGCCCGGATGGCGGCCCCCGGCCACGCCTTCGGCCCGGACACCCCGTGGCAGCGCGAGCTGGAGGACGCGTTCCCGTACATGGAGACGCCCGACCAGCTCTCCACGATCGCGGAGGTCAAGGAGGACATGGAGAAGTCGGTCCCGATGGACCGGCTGGTCTGCGGCGACGTCGGTTACGGCAAGACGGAGATCGCGGTGCGCGCGGCCTTCAAGGCGGTCCAGGACGGCAAGCAGGTCGCCGTCCTCGTGCCGACGACCCTCCTGGTGCAGCAGCACTTCGGCACGTTCACGGAGCGGTACGCCCAGTTCCCGGTCAACGTGCGGGCGCTGAGCCGTTTCCAGTCGGACGCGGAGTCCAAGGCGACGCTGGAAGGGCTGCGCGACGGTTCCGTGGACCTGGTGATCGGCACGCACCGGCTGTTCTCGGCGGAGACGAAGTTCAAGGACCTGGGCCTGGTCATCGTCGACGAGGAGCAGCGCTTCGGCGTGGAGCACAAGGAACAGCTGAAGAAGCTCCGGGCCAACGTCGACGTCCTCACCATGTCCGCGACGCCCATCCCCCGTACGCTCGAAATGGCCGTCACCGGCATCCGGGAGATGTCGACGATCACGACGCCCCCGGAGGAGCGGCACCCCGTCCTCACCTTCGTCGGGCCGTACGAGGAGAAGCAGATCGGCGCGGCCGTGCGGCGTGAACTCCTGCGCGAGGGCCAGGTGTTCTACATCCACAACCGGGTGGAGTCCATCGACCGGGCCGCGGCGCGGCTGCGCGAGATCGTGCCCGAGGCGCGGATCGCCACGGCGCACGGGCAGATGGGGGAGAGCCAGCTGGAACAGGTCGTCGTCGACTTCTGGGAGAAGAAGTTCGACGTGCTGGTCTCCACGACGATCGTCGAGTCCGGCATCGACATCTCCAACGCCAACACGCTGATCGTGGAGCGCGGTGACAACTTCGGCCTGTCCCAGCTGCACCAGCTGCGCGGCCGCGTCGGCCGGGGCCGTGACCGCGGCTACTCCTACTTCCTGTACCCGCCGGAGAAGCCCCTCACCGAGACCGCGCACGAGCGCCTGGCGACGATCGCCCAGCACACCGAGATGGGCGCGGGGATGTACGTGGCGATGAAGGACCTGGAGATCCGCGGCGCCGGCAACCTGCTGGGCGGCGAGCAGTCCGGTCACATCGCCGGGGTCGGCTTCGACCTGTACATCCGGATGGTCGGCGAGGCGGTGGCCGACTACCGGGCGGCGGTGGACGGCGGCGTCGAGGAGGAGCCGCCGCTGGAGGTCAAGATCGAGCTCCCGGTCGACGCGCACGTCCCGCACGACTACGCCCCCGGCGAGCAGCTGCGCCTCCAGGCGTACCGCGCGATCGCCTCGGCCAATTCGGAGGAGGACATCAGGGCGGTGCGCGAGGAGCTCACCGACCGTTACGGCAAGCTGCCGGAGCCGGTGGAGAACCTCCTTCTGGTGGCGGGCCTGCGGATGCTGGCCCGGGCCTGCGGCGTGGGCGAGATCGTGCTGCAGGGTCCGAACATCCGTTTCGCGCCGGTGGAGTTGCGGGAGTCGCAGGAGCTGCGGCTGAAGCGGCTGCATCCCAAGACGGTCATCAAGCCGGCCGCCCATCAGATCCTCGTGCCGCGCCCGACGGCCGGCCGGATCGGCGGCAAGCCGGTGGTGGGACGCGAACTGCTGTCCTGGACCGGCGAGTTCCTCACGACGATCCTGGGGTCGTAG
- a CDS encoding type II toxin-antitoxin system VapC family toxin, whose amino-acid sequence MKLLLDTHVVLWWLNASDDLSDELRELLRTEAEAYVSAATPWEIAIKQNLGKLEGAADLAERARDMQFRRCPITAEHGVRAGRLPPLHRDPFDRILVAQAQTEGLTVVTRDKWIPQYDVPVLHA is encoded by the coding sequence ATGAAGCTTCTCCTCGACACCCATGTGGTGCTGTGGTGGCTGAACGCCTCCGACGACCTGTCCGACGAGCTTAGGGAGCTGCTGCGCACCGAGGCCGAGGCCTACGTCAGCGCCGCGACGCCCTGGGAAATCGCGATCAAGCAGAACCTCGGAAAGCTGGAAGGCGCCGCAGACCTTGCTGAGCGTGCCCGGGACATGCAGTTCAGAAGGTGCCCCATCACGGCCGAACACGGCGTACGCGCGGGCCGTCTCCCCCCACTCCACCGGGACCCCTTCGACCGCATCCTCGTCGCCCAGGCCCAGACCGAGGGACTGACCGTCGTCACGCGCGACAAGTGGATCCCCCAGTACGACGTGCCGGTCCTGCACGCCTGA